Within Caldanaerobius fijiensis DSM 17918, the genomic segment TCATCGATATCAATTATAGAAACATCGCTATCTATGAGTAAACCTATTTTATAATCCTCTCTTTTTATGATAACAATATTTTTAAAACCCGCTGACTCCTCGCTCGTAGACTGTTCTAGCGCCCTGGATAAATCAATAACAGGAATAATTTCTCCTCTCAAATTGATGATACCACGAAGATATGAAGGAGCTAATGGAACTCTGGTAATAGGCAAAATCTTTTCAATAGAAACGGCCGACTGAATATCCACTCCAAATGTGTCGCCCGATGCTTTAAAAACTACATATTTCATCAAATACACCCCCTATTACAGCAACAGTATTACATCGATAATAAGCGAAATACCACCATCACCCAGGATAGTAACTCCTGATATAAACTTGTAATCAGACAAATACTTCCCCGGCGATTTTATTACGATCTCCTGCTGCCCCAATACCTGGTCAACGACAATCCCAACCAGCCGTTCGCCTTTTCTCACCACAAAC encodes:
- a CDS encoding chemotaxis protein CheW, whose amino-acid sequence is MKYVVFKASGDTFGVDIQSAVSIEKILPITRVPLAPSYLRGIINLRGEIIPVIDLSRALEQSTSEESAGFKNIVIIKREDYKIGLLIDSDVSIIDIDDNLVQKDVSNLSEVDKAYISGIVKYENQIINILNTVKLTTPERAVI